Proteins from one Oncorhynchus gorbuscha isolate QuinsamMale2020 ecotype Even-year linkage group LG18, OgorEven_v1.0, whole genome shotgun sequence genomic window:
- the LOC124002851 gene encoding cytokine-inducible SH2-containing protein-like has product MILCVQGPRPLLSGSPTEGPVGMRTGSISSSHFLHSTPPQWDPTNDLRTIAKNFFYLDTSGWYWGAITAGQAHAALQAASEGAFLIRDSSHPLYMLTLSVRTARGPTSIRIQYSGARFLLDSSSPARPSLLSFPDVPSMVQYYVGPTRKVQKGKVEETHGAQPAQRTVQESTVVLKLKRALHKPQAFPSLQHLTRLTINRSTGCPDQLPLPRPLVRYLQDYPFHV; this is encoded by the exons ATGATTCTTTGTGTTCAAGG CCCCAGACCACTGCTGTCTGGCAGCCCCACAGAGGGCCCTGTGGGCATGCGGACAGGGAGCATCTCCTCATCTCACTTCCTTCACAGCACCCCTCCACAGTGGGACCCCACGAATGATCTGCGCACCATCGCCAAAAACTTCTTCTACCTTGATACCTCAG GCTGGTACTGGGGAGCCATCACAGCAGGTCAGGCCCATGCAGCTCTCCAGGCAGCGTCAGAGGGGGCCTTTCTGATTCGAGACAGCAGCCATCCCCTGTACATGCTGACCCTGTCTGTTAGGACTGCCCGTGGCCCCACCAGTATACGCATCCAGTACAGTGGAGCCCGGTTTCTGCTAGACTCCAGCTCACCAGCCCGACCCAGCCTTTTGTCCTTTCCTGATGTGCCTAGCATGGTGCAGTACTATGTAGGACCAACAAGGAAGGTGCAGAAGGGCAAGGTGGAGGAGACTCATGGCGCACAGCCCGCCCAGAGGACAGTTCAGGAGAGCACAGTAGTGCTGAAGCTCAAGCGGGCCCTGCACAAGCCCCAGGCCTTCCCCTCCCTCCAGCACCTCACACGCCTCACCATCAACCGCAGCACAGGCTGTCCGGACCAGCTGCCACTGCCACGCCCACTGGTGCGCTACCTGCAGGACTACCCCTTCCATGTATGA